One window of Robiginitalea biformata HTCC2501 genomic DNA carries:
- a CDS encoding TonB-dependent receptor plug domain-containing protein, which produces MSQNRPPVAFYFYLTCLFFGLNSLGSWHAGAQESPGENRVAEDSILPTYLQEVVLTATRTERQVSSLPLPVTLVSADRIEKAGAVRLGEILSEQTGIITVADESGFEGVQIQGVASDYILILMDGVPLVGRSAGNFDLQRLAVGNIKQVEVVKGPSSSLYGSEALGGVINIITEKPNTESLEGSVDYRIGRFAQQDMNLNLKQRRGAFRYGLFANRFSSEGYDLTPETAGQTVNPFENYTLQGRFYYDFSDRFSLFTSSRFYDQVQDAGLSVGETDYEGDSHQREWNFHTRGEHAWSDALEMEYEFYYTNFQADERLADPLTDTVLSDSDFDQRLLRPEIRGTYTLNGGGKLTAGTGLQFEQLDRTYFDRAVSFGSQYVYAQYDFNPVDRLNVIAGARYDNHSEYNDQLSPKLAVRYRLSDVTALKASVGYGFKAPDFRQLYFDYTNSTVGYTVLGYNVAGRKLTELDEQGQISQIVVPISDLDAPLQAESSVGYNAGIAFRLKRWNAELNLFRNDFSNLIDTRIIARKTNGQNVFSYVNFDEIFTAGAEVNATYKLSENISLNAGYQLLYAYDKTQREAVADGSVFARDATNQTVALSRSDYFGLPNRSRHNANLKLYYDIPDWGLDFNFRLLYRSRYAQFDTNGNGLIDSYDTSFVDGYALAHAAVSKTFLKDFTLQVGANNLFGYTDPDIPTQPGRVLFTKINYQF; this is translated from the coding sequence ATGAGCCAAAATCGGCCTCCGGTTGCATTCTACTTTTATCTGACCTGCCTGTTTTTCGGATTGAATAGCCTGGGTTCGTGGCATGCCGGGGCACAGGAATCCCCCGGAGAAAACCGGGTTGCAGAGGATTCGATATTGCCTACCTACCTGCAGGAAGTTGTCCTGACTGCCACGCGTACGGAGCGGCAGGTCTCCTCCCTCCCCCTGCCGGTTACCCTGGTATCCGCCGACCGGATTGAAAAGGCGGGGGCTGTGCGGCTCGGGGAAATCCTCAGCGAACAAACCGGGATCATCACCGTCGCCGACGAAAGCGGTTTTGAAGGCGTACAGATCCAGGGCGTTGCTTCGGACTATATCCTGATTTTGATGGACGGGGTCCCGCTGGTGGGACGGAGCGCCGGGAACTTCGACCTCCAACGACTCGCAGTGGGGAATATCAAACAAGTAGAGGTGGTGAAGGGCCCTTCCAGCAGCCTCTACGGCTCGGAAGCGCTTGGCGGGGTCATTAATATCATTACGGAGAAACCGAATACTGAATCCCTGGAAGGTTCGGTAGACTACCGGATAGGACGGTTTGCCCAGCAGGACATGAACCTGAACCTGAAGCAGCGGCGGGGCGCTTTCCGCTACGGGTTGTTCGCCAACCGGTTCTCGAGCGAAGGATACGACCTGACTCCGGAAACCGCCGGCCAGACGGTGAACCCGTTTGAGAATTACACGCTCCAGGGCCGGTTTTACTACGACTTCTCGGATCGGTTTTCCCTGTTTACCTCCTCGCGTTTCTACGACCAGGTGCAGGATGCCGGCCTGTCGGTTGGGGAGACGGACTACGAGGGCGACAGCCACCAGCGGGAGTGGAACTTCCACACCCGGGGGGAACACGCCTGGAGCGACGCCCTGGAAATGGAATACGAATTCTATTACACCAACTTTCAGGCAGACGAGCGCCTGGCCGACCCGCTGACGGATACGGTCCTGAGCGACAGCGATTTTGACCAGCGCCTGCTGCGGCCGGAAATCCGGGGCACCTATACCCTCAATGGGGGTGGAAAACTCACCGCGGGGACCGGGCTGCAATTCGAACAGCTGGACCGGACGTATTTCGACAGGGCCGTCAGCTTCGGCTCCCAATACGTCTATGCCCAGTACGATTTCAACCCGGTGGATCGGCTGAATGTCATTGCCGGCGCCCGGTACGACAACCATTCGGAGTACAACGACCAACTGAGCCCCAAACTGGCAGTCCGCTACCGGCTGTCCGACGTCACGGCCCTGAAGGCATCCGTGGGCTATGGGTTCAAAGCCCCGGATTTCCGCCAGCTCTATTTTGACTATACGAATTCCACGGTGGGCTATACGGTGCTCGGATACAATGTGGCCGGCCGCAAACTCACCGAACTCGACGAGCAGGGCCAGATCAGCCAGATCGTCGTCCCGATTTCCGACCTGGATGCGCCCCTGCAAGCCGAAAGCTCCGTGGGGTACAACGCGGGCATCGCATTTCGCCTGAAACGCTGGAATGCCGAACTAAACCTGTTCCGCAACGATTTCAGCAACCTGATCGACACCCGGATCATCGCTCGGAAAACCAATGGCCAAAACGTGTTCAGCTATGTGAATTTTGACGAGATATTCACCGCGGGGGCAGAGGTGAATGCCACCTACAAGCTATCGGAAAATATCAGCCTGAACGCCGGCTACCAGTTGCTCTATGCTTACGACAAAACCCAGCGCGAAGCAGTGGCGGATGGCTCGGTTTTTGCCCGGGATGCCACCAACCAGACCGTGGCGCTCAGTCGGTCGGATTACTTCGGGCTGCCAAACCGATCCCGCCACAATGCAAACCTGAAACTGTATTACGACATCCCCGATTGGGGCCTGGATTTCAACTTCCGCCTGCTTTACCGGAGCCGGTACGCCCAATTCGACACAAACGGCAATGGGCTGATCGATTCGTACGACACGAGTTTTGTGGACGGGTATGCCCTGGCGCA
- a CDS encoding DUF6607 family protein has protein sequence MRSNLLLITALALTAFVSGQAEKKQQDREAIKNMCGCFEVTFNFAETFNYSNDSLYKPSKTKVDKGLEWAQLVTDADDKISIQHLLQVGNPSDPHIVKHWRQDWLFENTDFYSYNGDNVWVFEEKPAADVSGQWTQKVYQVDDSPRYEGSATWVHVDGKSFWENTADAPLPRREYTTRSDYNLTVRGNRHEITDFGWVHDQDNAKVIRKPGEEDVVLAREKGYNTYVRVPDSRCAAAAGWWEENQEKWALVRAKWDEVYGRKANLVLEEKVDNKALYKHLFAEGYEEAAAIDGVIESFVKKTR, from the coding sequence ATGCGATCCAACCTCCTGCTAATCACTGCCCTGGCGTTAACGGCCTTTGTCAGCGGTCAGGCCGAAAAAAAACAACAAGACCGGGAAGCCATCAAGAACATGTGCGGCTGTTTTGAAGTCACCTTCAATTTTGCCGAGACGTTTAACTACAGCAACGACTCCTTATATAAGCCCTCCAAGACCAAGGTGGACAAGGGGCTTGAATGGGCCCAGCTGGTCACCGATGCGGACGATAAAATTTCCATCCAACACCTGTTGCAGGTGGGCAACCCGTCGGATCCGCATATCGTCAAGCACTGGCGGCAGGACTGGCTTTTCGAAAACACCGATTTCTACAGCTACAACGGCGACAATGTCTGGGTGTTTGAGGAGAAACCGGCTGCAGACGTCTCCGGCCAGTGGACCCAAAAAGTCTATCAGGTGGATGATAGCCCGCGATACGAAGGCAGTGCCACCTGGGTACATGTAGACGGTAAAAGCTTCTGGGAAAACACGGCCGACGCCCCCCTGCCACGGCGGGAGTATACCACGCGCAGCGACTACAACCTGACGGTCCGCGGCAACCGGCATGAGATTACCGATTTTGGCTGGGTCCACGACCAGGACAACGCCAAGGTGATCCGCAAGCCCGGGGAAGAAGACGTGGTACTGGCCCGGGAAAAGGGATACAATACCTATGTGCGCGTCCCGGACAGCCGCTGTGCCGCTGCGGCGGGCTGGTGGGAGGAAAACCAGGAGAAATGGGCGCTGGTGCGCGCCAAATGGGATGAGGTTTACGGGCGGAAGGCCAACCTGGTCCTGGAAGAGAAGGTAGACAACAAGGCGCTCTACAAGCATTTGTTTGCCGAAGGCTACGAAGAAGCCGCTGCCATTGACGGCGTTATTGAATCATTTGTAAAAAAGACACGATGA
- a CDS encoding ankyrin repeat domain-containing protein, with translation MKTVIEKKQAIRNRVWALLFLLVALPVAAQQQNPFLNRDFWKADPTVEDVRREIANGHNPAEMTSSAFDGVIYSMLEKADPEVTRFLLAQEGNDIEKKTHDSRTYIHWAAYAGNAELVSWLLEQGARTDVRDSHGYTPAAFAASTGQRNTEIYNLFASHGVNLANQKSESGANLLLLNVPYMDGMEEFAYFREKGIDLAETDANGNGVFNYATRAGNIDLLKELVAAGVDYQTPNADGGNAFFFAAQGTRGHRNGLELYEYLAGLGLDPATVSKSGESAFHRVAYSDKDPEIIRFFLEHGAIANQPDAEGNTPFGNAAAGNTPEVVGILAGEVSDVDAANAAGQTALMRAVRSNNPAVVSLLIEAGADVAARDEKGNSISFYLLASFDASHPEVYDQKLAALQQAGFNLYETQAGGNTLYHLAADANSLPLLEKVAHESLDVNARNEEGMTALHIAAMKASDDALLRYLVGLGANTAIQTDFEETALDLARENERLDQNGVTLNFLN, from the coding sequence ATGAAGACAGTTATCGAAAAGAAGCAGGCTATCCGCAACCGCGTTTGGGCACTGCTGTTCCTGCTGGTTGCCCTGCCGGTTGCCGCCCAACAGCAGAATCCCTTCCTGAACCGGGATTTCTGGAAAGCAGACCCAACGGTAGAGGATGTCAGGCGGGAAATCGCCAACGGCCACAACCCGGCCGAAATGACATCGAGCGCCTTTGACGGGGTAATCTACAGCATGCTTGAGAAAGCGGATCCGGAGGTAACCCGCTTCCTGCTCGCGCAGGAAGGGAACGACATTGAGAAGAAAACGCACGACAGCCGGACTTACATCCACTGGGCTGCCTACGCCGGAAATGCCGAACTGGTATCCTGGCTGCTGGAGCAGGGGGCGCGGACGGACGTGCGCGACAGCCACGGCTACACCCCGGCGGCATTTGCAGCTTCCACCGGGCAACGCAACACGGAAATTTACAACCTGTTTGCTTCCCACGGGGTAAACCTGGCAAACCAGAAAAGTGAGTCCGGGGCTAATTTGTTGCTATTGAACGTCCCTTATATGGACGGCATGGAAGAGTTCGCATACTTCCGGGAAAAAGGGATTGATCTGGCTGAAACCGACGCCAACGGGAACGGGGTGTTCAACTATGCCACCCGGGCGGGGAATATCGACCTGTTAAAGGAATTGGTGGCAGCCGGGGTAGACTACCAGACCCCGAATGCCGACGGGGGCAATGCTTTCTTCTTTGCCGCCCAGGGTACCCGGGGGCACCGCAACGGCCTGGAACTGTACGAATACCTGGCCGGATTGGGCCTGGACCCTGCAACCGTGTCGAAATCCGGGGAAAGCGCTTTCCACCGGGTGGCCTATTCCGACAAAGACCCGGAAATTATCCGGTTTTTTCTCGAGCACGGGGCTATAGCCAACCAGCCTGATGCCGAGGGCAATACGCCTTTCGGGAATGCGGCCGCCGGGAACACCCCGGAGGTGGTCGGAATCCTTGCCGGGGAAGTCTCCGACGTGGATGCGGCCAATGCCGCTGGGCAGACAGCCCTGATGCGGGCCGTCCGCAGCAACAACCCCGCCGTGGTTTCCCTGCTGATCGAAGCGGGCGCCGACGTTGCGGCCCGGGATGAAAAAGGCAACTCGATATCCTTTTACCTGCTCGCGTCCTTTGACGCCTCCCACCCGGAGGTTTATGACCAGAAACTGGCAGCCCTGCAACAGGCCGGTTTCAACCTGTACGAAACCCAGGCGGGCGGCAATACGCTGTACCATCTGGCGGCCGACGCCAACAGCCTGCCCCTGCTTGAAAAAGTGGCCCACGAAAGCCTGGATGTGAATGCCCGGAACGAAGAGGGGATGACGGCCCTGCATATTGCGGCCATGAAAGCATCCGACGATGCGTTGCTTCGCTACCTGGTAGGCCTGGGCGCGAATACGGCTATCCAAACCGATTTTGAAGAAACCGCCCTGGACCTGGCCCGCGAGAATGAGCGCCTGGACCAGAACGGGGTGACCTTAAATTTTCTGAACTGA
- a CDS encoding DUF2271 domain-containing protein: MMKFRLFIAGMAAAAGLVLAGFAQPANTAVKCLIQMTNYTGEGAYIVVSLLDEEGEYQQTLQVLGTDSEWYSEIPEWWQFYGKYRPDIDGISGATLSGGERSVSVLQIPSDKIDAGYQLRFETSVEDQEYYADDLQFELTSENLKSKKEGRGFIRYIRMLPQ, translated from the coding sequence ATGATGAAATTCAGGTTATTCATCGCCGGTATGGCCGCCGCCGCTGGCCTGGTGCTGGCGGGATTTGCCCAACCGGCCAATACGGCTGTAAAGTGTCTGATCCAGATGACGAATTACACGGGGGAAGGCGCGTATATCGTGGTCTCCCTCCTCGATGAGGAAGGGGAGTACCAGCAAACCCTGCAGGTGCTGGGGACCGACAGCGAATGGTACAGTGAAATCCCGGAATGGTGGCAGTTCTATGGCAAGTACCGGCCCGACATCGACGGGATATCCGGGGCTACCCTGAGCGGGGGCGAACGCTCGGTGAGCGTCCTGCAGATTCCGTCGGATAAAATTGATGCAGGGTACCAGCTGCGGTTTGAAACATCGGTGGAGGATCAGGAATACTATGCCGACGACCTGCAATTTGAGCTGACCAGCGAGAACCTCAAAAGCAAAAAGGAGGGAAGGGGCTTTATCCGGTATATCCGGATGCTGCCCCAATAA
- a CDS encoding PepSY domain-containing protein has product MTLSLWRYSHLALAVATSAFLLIASVTGVILALEPITHQARGYAVADLDEVPLSTALEALTANYEEVFTLEVERSGFVRAGVLTADLESLEVYVDPRTGETLGPVEERPAIYSFSTNLHRSLFLKGAGRFFVGLVSLLLCIIAVSGIALLAQRQGGFRRILSPVRKDYFAMRYHVLLSRWMLVPILVVALTGVYLSAEKFQLLPEAQPHHQEVASPPTGEGSGPAMSTGAPGQAGVLGEWALSEVRRVEFPFSDEPGEYYLIELKDREVRVSPMTGAILSEADFPMVTLLSRFSFAAHTGQGNVFWSIVLLLASASILFFMYSGFAMTLRRRKNTRVRKDGSHGASISNPDSSEVVVLVGSETGTTFGFARSLCEGIRATGRTVHLAELNAYRTYPNARQLVVLTATYGDGEAPTNARKFLSKVDRVEQPAALQFSVVGFGSTQYPDFCRYAADVQEKLEAHPGFRAGLPLYRVDDQSEADFRTWLNAWGDRTEIRVGFEAPAEPEPLDEIGFTVVSRSPVNADDTFLLTLRPETDQPFTSGDLLAVRPNKASGYRQYSIAYMDGDIVLSIRRHPGGRCSSYLYSLQAGDRIAAAIQENPGFHFPGHVRSAVMIANGTGIAPFLGMMQQTNGTDVHLFWGGRTRESGKLYSPWLKQLQDPEGPPAAGTPNFSQGGPNIRTCYSREGAKRYVQDLVLEDRETVLHTLREGGVLMLCGSLNMQRSVLDNLESLLEAEEGMTLDGYIKSGQLLMDCY; this is encoded by the coding sequence ATGACCTTGTCCCTGTGGAGATATAGCCACCTGGCCCTGGCCGTCGCCACGTCGGCCTTCCTGCTGATTGCATCGGTTACGGGCGTGATCCTGGCCCTGGAGCCGATTACCCACCAGGCCCGCGGATATGCCGTGGCCGACCTGGATGAGGTTCCGTTGTCCACCGCCCTGGAGGCGTTGACCGCCAACTACGAAGAGGTATTTACCCTGGAGGTGGAACGCTCCGGCTTTGTCCGGGCCGGCGTGCTGACGGCCGACCTGGAGAGCCTGGAGGTGTATGTGGACCCCCGAACCGGGGAAACCCTCGGACCCGTGGAGGAGCGGCCGGCTATCTACAGCTTTTCCACCAACCTGCACCGCTCCCTATTCCTCAAGGGTGCCGGTCGCTTTTTTGTAGGCCTGGTATCCCTGCTCCTCTGTATCATCGCCGTCAGTGGCATCGCCTTGCTCGCCCAGCGGCAGGGCGGCTTCCGCCGAATCCTGTCCCCGGTACGGAAAGACTACTTTGCCATGCGCTACCACGTGCTCCTGAGCCGCTGGATGCTGGTGCCCATCCTGGTGGTCGCACTCACGGGCGTCTACCTGTCGGCCGAGAAATTCCAGTTGCTACCCGAAGCCCAACCGCACCACCAGGAAGTTGCCTCCCCGCCAACCGGGGAGGGCTCCGGCCCGGCTATGTCCACAGGCGCACCTGGGCAGGCAGGGGTACTGGGCGAATGGGCGCTGTCCGAAGTGCGCCGCGTGGAATTTCCCTTCTCGGATGAACCCGGGGAGTACTACCTCATTGAATTAAAGGATCGGGAGGTCCGCGTTTCCCCCATGACGGGCGCCATCCTCAGCGAGGCGGATTTCCCGATGGTCACCCTGCTCTCCCGCTTCAGCTTTGCGGCGCATACAGGGCAGGGAAATGTTTTCTGGTCGATTGTGCTCCTGCTGGCATCCGCCTCCATCCTGTTCTTTATGTATTCCGGTTTTGCGATGACCCTCCGGCGCCGCAAGAATACCCGGGTCCGCAAGGACGGTTCGCATGGGGCGTCCATATCGAATCCCGACTCCAGCGAGGTCGTGGTCCTGGTCGGGTCGGAAACCGGGACCACCTTTGGCTTTGCCCGGTCGCTCTGCGAAGGGATACGGGCTACCGGCCGCACCGTACACCTGGCGGAGCTGAATGCCTACAGGACCTATCCGAATGCCCGGCAGCTGGTGGTGCTGACCGCTACTTACGGGGATGGGGAAGCCCCGACCAATGCCCGGAAATTTCTTTCGAAGGTCGATCGGGTGGAACAGCCTGCGGCCCTGCAGTTTTCCGTGGTGGGATTCGGCTCCACCCAGTACCCCGATTTCTGTCGCTACGCAGCCGATGTTCAGGAGAAACTGGAAGCGCACCCCGGTTTCCGGGCAGGTTTACCCCTCTACCGCGTGGACGACCAGTCCGAGGCGGATTTCCGGACCTGGCTGAACGCCTGGGGCGACCGTACCGAAATACGGGTGGGGTTTGAGGCACCTGCAGAGCCGGAGCCCCTTGACGAAATCGGGTTTACCGTAGTCAGCCGGAGCCCGGTAAACGCGGATGACACCTTCCTGCTAACCCTCCGGCCCGAAACGGACCAACCCTTTACCTCCGGCGACCTGCTGGCTGTCCGTCCCAACAAGGCCAGCGGATATCGGCAGTATTCCATCGCCTACATGGACGGGGACATCGTACTGAGTATCCGAAGGCACCCCGGGGGACGCTGCTCTTCCTACCTGTATAGCCTGCAGGCCGGGGACCGGATCGCTGCCGCCATCCAGGAGAACCCCGGGTTCCATTTCCCGGGGCATGTCCGGTCTGCCGTGATGATTGCCAACGGGACGGGGATAGCTCCCTTCCTGGGCATGATGCAACAGACAAACGGTACAGATGTACACCTGTTCTGGGGCGGGAGGACACGCGAATCCGGAAAGCTCTACAGCCCCTGGCTCAAACAGCTCCAGGACCCGGAAGGGCCCCCCGCTGCCGGCACCCCGAATTTCTCCCAGGGCGGCCCCAATATCCGGACCTGCTATTCCCGTGAGGGCGCTAAACGCTACGTCCAGGACCTGGTCCTGGAAGACCGGGAAACCGTCCTGCATACCCTCCGGGAAGGCGGGGTTCTGATGCTTTGCGGCTCCCTCAATATGCAGCGGAGCGTTTTGGACAACCTCGAGTCGTTGTTGGAAGCCGAAGAGGGCATGACCCTGGATGGCTATATCAAAAGCGGCCAGCTGCTCATGGATTGTTATTGA
- a CDS encoding TldD/PmbA family protein — MKRRNFVQYAGLGTGALMMPSLLIGREIPQEALLAPGMDNAVKKRMADVALNTAKSLGATYADARIGRYLNQYVFTREDKVQNVVNTESFGIGIRVIANGTWGFSSTNDVTEDGIKKATEQAVAIAKANSTIQKEPVVLAPVQSHGEVSWKTPIKKDFKEVPVSDKVDLLLSANAAAIENGASFVNSALFMVNEQKYFASTDGSYIDQDVHRIWPTFGVTAIDRQAGKFKTRQAMSAPMGMGFEYMDGLESEKLQGPSGIKLYRNSYDMVEDAALAAKQALEKLNAKSVEAGKYDLVLEPNHLGLTIHESVGHPLELDRVLGYEANYAGTSFATLDKWKSGDFQYGSNIVNLVADKTQPGSLGAVGYDDEGVKTKKWDLVRNGILTNYQAIRDQVHMIDQNESHGCCYAQSWDDVQFQRMPNVSLEPGSEPYSIDQMIADVEKGIYIAGRGSYSIDQQRYNFQFGGTVFYEIRDGKIVGMLDDVAYQSNTQEFWNSCVKICDENDYRLFGSFFDGKGQPSQISAVSHGSSTARFNDVNVINTGRTI; from the coding sequence ATGAAAAGAAGAAATTTTGTCCAGTACGCGGGATTGGGCACCGGTGCGCTTATGATGCCGTCCCTGCTGATCGGCCGGGAGATTCCGCAGGAAGCCCTGCTGGCGCCCGGTATGGACAACGCAGTTAAAAAGAGAATGGCTGACGTAGCCCTGAACACGGCAAAATCCCTTGGGGCCACCTACGCAGATGCGCGGATTGGACGCTATCTGAACCAATATGTATTTACCCGGGAGGATAAGGTGCAGAATGTGGTGAACACGGAATCCTTTGGAATCGGTATCCGGGTGATCGCCAACGGCACCTGGGGCTTCTCTTCCACAAACGACGTCACGGAGGACGGCATTAAGAAGGCCACCGAGCAGGCTGTGGCCATTGCCAAGGCGAATTCCACAATCCAGAAGGAGCCGGTGGTCCTGGCGCCGGTGCAGTCCCATGGGGAGGTATCCTGGAAAACGCCCATCAAAAAGGACTTTAAGGAAGTGCCGGTCTCCGATAAAGTAGACCTCTTGCTGTCCGCCAATGCGGCTGCCATCGAAAACGGCGCCAGCTTTGTGAATTCCGCTCTTTTCATGGTCAATGAACAGAAATACTTCGCCTCCACGGACGGTTCCTACATCGACCAGGATGTCCACCGGATCTGGCCAACCTTCGGGGTCACGGCCATTGACCGCCAGGCGGGAAAATTCAAAACACGCCAGGCCATGAGCGCCCCGATGGGAATGGGCTTTGAGTATATGGACGGCCTGGAATCGGAAAAACTGCAAGGCCCCTCGGGGATTAAACTCTACAGGAACAGCTACGATATGGTGGAGGACGCTGCCCTGGCCGCGAAGCAGGCACTGGAAAAACTCAACGCCAAATCTGTTGAGGCCGGCAAGTACGACCTGGTCCTGGAACCGAACCACCTGGGGCTCACCATCCACGAATCCGTGGGGCACCCGCTGGAACTCGACCGCGTCCTCGGGTACGAGGCAAATTACGCCGGGACCAGTTTTGCAACCCTGGACAAATGGAAATCCGGAGATTTCCAGTACGGCAGCAATATCGTAAACCTCGTTGCCGACAAAACGCAACCGGGCTCCCTGGGCGCTGTGGGGTACGACGACGAAGGCGTAAAGACCAAGAAATGGGATCTGGTCCGCAACGGGATCCTGACCAACTACCAGGCGATCCGCGACCAGGTGCATATGATCGACCAGAACGAATCCCACGGCTGTTGCTACGCGCAAAGCTGGGACGACGTGCAATTCCAGCGGATGCCGAATGTCTCCCTGGAACCGGGCAGCGAGCCCTATTCCATCGACCAGATGATTGCAGATGTGGAGAAGGGGATCTATATCGCAGGGCGCGGGTCGTATTCCATCGACCAGCAGCGGTATAACTTCCAGTTCGGGGGCACCGTGTTTTACGAGATCAGGGATGGGAAAATCGTCGGCATGCTGGACGATGTGGCCTATCAGTCCAATACCCAGGAGTTCTGGAATTCCTGCGTGAAGATTTGCGACGAGAACGACTACCGCCTCTTCGGCTCCTTCTTTGACGGAAAAGGGCAGCCCTCCCAGATCAGCGCCGTCTCTCACGGCAGCTCCACCGCCCGGTTCAACGATGTAAATGTGATCAACACAGGCAGGACCATTTAA
- a CDS encoding TldD/PmbA family protein encodes MAIYTKDEARTILEKALSYSKADACEINLSGSNSGNIRYARNTVSTSGHSSNQTLVVQSSFGKKSGTATIDEFDDASLEKVVRRAEELARLSPENPEFMEPLGPQEYDDSLTYKESTANISPEYRAKVASSSIDPAAAQDVTAAGFFNDSEGFSAMINSNGLFAYNRATDMEFTVTMRTNDGTGSGWVSRDYNDVDKFDAAEASKIAIDKAVMSREARAIEPGKYTVILEPAASNDLLGNMFSSFSARSADEGRNFMSAPDGGNKLGQKIVDERVTIWSDPLHPDVPSATWNGSGQPLKKTMWIENGVVKNLAYDRYWAEQKGVEPVPFPSNGIMAGGDASLEDLIRSTNRGILVTRLWYIRSVDPQTLLYTGLTRDGTFYIENGQIKHPVKNFRFNESPIIMLNNLETLGQQVRIDGNLIPYMKIRDFTFTSLSDAV; translated from the coding sequence ATGGCTATATACACAAAAGACGAAGCGAGAACCATTCTCGAAAAGGCATTGAGTTATTCCAAGGCCGATGCCTGTGAAATCAACCTGAGCGGGAGCAACAGCGGCAATATCCGTTACGCCCGGAATACGGTGTCCACCTCGGGGCACAGTTCCAACCAGACCCTGGTGGTCCAATCCAGTTTCGGCAAGAAATCCGGGACGGCCACCATCGACGAATTCGACGACGCCTCCCTGGAAAAAGTGGTCCGACGGGCCGAGGAACTCGCCAGGCTGTCCCCGGAAAACCCGGAATTCATGGAACCTTTGGGGCCCCAGGAGTACGATGATTCGCTTACCTACAAAGAATCCACGGCCAATATCAGCCCGGAATACCGGGCCAAAGTGGCCAGCAGCAGCATCGATCCGGCTGCGGCCCAGGACGTAACAGCTGCCGGCTTTTTCAATGATTCGGAAGGCTTTAGTGCGATGATCAATTCCAACGGGCTGTTCGCCTACAACCGGGCAACGGATATGGAGTTCACCGTGACGATGCGTACCAATGACGGTACGGGTTCCGGATGGGTGAGCCGCGACTATAACGACGTCGACAAGTTCGATGCCGCCGAGGCATCCAAAATCGCCATCGACAAGGCGGTGATGTCCCGGGAAGCCAGGGCAATTGAGCCCGGGAAGTATACGGTGATCCTGGAGCCCGCCGCTTCCAACGATTTGCTGGGGAATATGTTCTCCTCCTTCAGCGCCCGCTCCGCGGACGAAGGCCGGAACTTTATGTCCGCCCCGGACGGGGGCAACAAGCTGGGGCAGAAGATTGTGGACGAACGGGTGACCATCTGGTCGGACCCGCTCCACCCGGACGTGCCCTCGGCTACCTGGAACGGGTCGGGGCAGCCCCTGAAAAAGACGATGTGGATCGAGAACGGGGTGGTCAAAAACCTCGCCTACGACAGGTACTGGGCCGAGCAGAAAGGCGTAGAGCCCGTACCGTTCCCCTCCAACGGGATAATGGCCGGGGGGGATGCCAGCCTGGAAGACCTGATCCGCAGCACGAACCGGGGAATTCTGGTAACCCGCCTGTGGTATATCCGCAGTGTAGACCCGCAGACCTTGCTCTACACGGGCCTCACGCGTGACGGTACCTTCTATATCGAGAACGGGCAGATCAAGCACCCGGTAAAGAATTTCCGCTTTAACGAGAGCCCGATCATCATGCTGAACAACCTGGAGACCCTCGGACAACAGGTGCGTATTGACGGAAACCTGATCCCGTATATGAAGATCCGGGACTTTACCTTTACGAGCCTGTCGGACGCGGTTTAA
- a CDS encoding DUF4159 domain-containing protein, whose translation MSNEFFFTRLQYESGDWDVDQRMPSNLLNSLVEYTTLRVDTRERIISLESDELFRSPFCYLSGHKLVEFTRKERENFEKYVRNGGFVFADDCNHDIDGLFAKSFERQMEEIFGPGELAKIPNDHELYSIFFEFEDGPPTTSQELNGWGDDLVHDYLKAIRIDGRIGVLYSNKDYGCEWDYDFRNKRWYKIDNTRFGVNIVMYALTS comes from the coding sequence TTGAGTAACGAGTTTTTCTTTACGAGATTACAATACGAATCCGGCGATTGGGATGTGGACCAGCGCATGCCGTCCAACCTGCTGAATTCCCTGGTTGAATACACGACGCTACGGGTCGATACCCGCGAGCGGATCATCTCCCTGGAAAGCGATGAGCTCTTCCGGAGCCCTTTCTGTTACCTGTCGGGGCACAAGCTCGTGGAGTTTACCCGTAAGGAAAGGGAGAATTTTGAGAAATACGTCCGCAACGGCGGATTTGTATTTGCCGACGATTGCAACCACGATATCGACGGACTTTTTGCCAAATCCTTTGAGCGGCAGATGGAGGAGATCTTCGGTCCCGGAGAACTCGCTAAGATCCCGAACGACCACGAACTCTACTCCATTTTTTTCGAGTTTGAGGACGGGCCGCCCACTACGTCCCAGGAGCTGAATGGGTGGGGGGACGACCTGGTCCACGACTACCTGAAGGCCATCCGCATCGACGGCCGGATCGGGGTGCTGTATAGCAACAAGGACTACGGCTGCGAATGGGATTACGATTTCCGGAACAAACGCTGGTATAAAATCGACAACACCCGGTTTGGGGTGAACATCGTCATGTATGCCTTAACATCTTAA